GGAAAAAAAGGCAGTGTTTATTCCAAAATTACCTGTGAACATGAAGTCCATGCTTTGAATAATTCTCCTGTGAAAAGCATGGGTGGGATTAAGAAAGGCAAACCCACTACTGTTGAACAAAAGAGCATCTCCATCTGTGTTTACAATGAAAAAAGTACAAGAAATTTAAAAGGGTActataatatgtatttatggttcCTATGAGGCTTAAACTATTACACCAGAATAAGTACTGATAACTAGTTATAATATATGGTTAAAATATATCTATGTTGTTCAACACTAGTTTATGTAAAAAGTCATAGTGTGAACAAGCACCTTAAAAGGCAAAAAGAAGGgatagaaagagaagaaaatcaCCTGTGTGGTCTCAGGGTTCATAGTGAATATTGCTTCCTGAAGATTTCCCAGGAAAGAGTCCATGACCAATGCTCCAGAAATCATAACAACACCAATGACACTGAAATTTGGTGATGTCTGTGCATCTGCTAGAGTGAACAGGATCAAGCCAACTACAAGAAGTATTGCAGATACATATTCATGTAATGGATATTTCCTTCTCAGACCAGGAATGAAGGCACCCATAATCATCACTGGCAGAACCTATAACACAAAAACTGGTTCAGTTACATTTCAATGTTTAATGCTCAGTTTAGCTACAACATGGTGACACAGTTTTAGGGGCAAAAAACCAAGATTTGGGATCATTGAGGGTAAAACCTCATTTAAGGTGTTTTAACTATAGCTGATACAAAGATGTTTCCTTCAAAAATGAGTAAAGTAAGGATATGATAGAATTTCTTTTCAGGGGCCTTTGGCACTTACCTTTGTGGATTTGAACATGATTTGTGCAGGATAGTTAAGAAAAGCTAAGGAACCCTTTGTTAGGCCATGAGAACCCATAAGCACAGCTGAGAGCTTCACATAAGTTTTCCATGGATTCACCATTTGCTTGCTTGTGAAGCCTTGAAGGTAAATCAGACACAGGTACACAAACCCTTGAACAAATGTGAAATACCAACCATAGCTAAAACAAGTAAAAACAAACCACCAACTTCACTGTTAGACCCCATTCAAAGCTGCAAAACAGTAATAAATAGAATAGTACCAAGGTAAATCATTCACCTAAAATGGAGCCTATTATACACATATTCCTGCAAAATAAAGCAAATGAGAGAAAACTTTATTAAAACATGATTATTCTCATTCCAATAactaaagaaaagaaacaaaactgAAGCCAAAAGTCCCAACAGAACATCCAGAGAGAACAACAAAAGCCAGACAAATCTTGGCACTTTCGAGAAAACATTTTCCTTGAAAAATAATCTTTAGGCTAGCAAttgtgaaagaaaagaaagataaaaaaaaaaaggaagaaatgtACAAAATCAAAGAAAACCAAATCCGTTTTACCACTAAAAaaactctgtttttttttttttctttttctttctcctcttaCTCAGCCATTGTATTCTGCAATCCAGTTGCAGAAACTTTGAACCAAAAACATCGAACTCAAGAATTCAAGAAAAGCGAGAGAACAGAGCAGAGCAGATATATGATCCATCTTGGTATCTAATCTACCTCACAGATGCCGTTAACAAGATATCCAAAGAAGAAGCCCGATGAACAAATAAGGAATTGCTGCCATCTTGGTCGGTCAGAGAGTGAAATTCCAAACAAACTACGAGCCTGCTCCTCGTTCTTCATCTGTTCTCTGTCCACTCTTCAACAACCTCCACACCCAGAATCCAATTCACCAAAAAGACAACACCtttggaactcaaaccatcaaCCAGCCTAGAAATCTTGCTCTTGCATGTCGACTTCGCCaaccccaaaaaaaaaaaaagaattttgatcacaaaaaaaaaaacttgaaactTATCTGATCAGTGACCAGTCTCTGCAAGCAAATTGCAGGGGGTCACCACTTTGTGCATGTAAGATTGAAAGAGAGAAAgtaaaaagagagagaaattgaAAGAGTAGCAGTGTGTGTAAATGTGATCATTCATACACATAATCTCAGCTGTCTCCTATGTACCACTATATGTTCATGTAATGTTGATTCCAAGCAAAGGTGGAAGGAATtgaataaataagaaaagaaagagaaagattcaatattttttcaattttcaaggGACGCTCTTCATTTCATGGGGAAGGACTTAGGAGTATTAAATTGTGGCACAAGGAGAAGACCAGCTTGGGGTTAAGGGCAGTTTTGTCATGTGGGCTACATGCATATATCCCTTACTTCATGCTCCTTGTTCTTATTATAATCACAATgttgtcttattattattattattattatagtccTAAAAATATAGAGCACATAGGGTAGGTCCTACATGGGAATGATTTTGGAGGGGACCTttctttagttttgctttaacTTCACAAGTGTAAGTTCCCAATAACCAATGTAACTTCTGGTTATTGGCCATTTTGGAGTTCCACTCATTCACATACACCAAATTAGGAATGATTAGAAAAccatttttatgtattttattatgatttttcaaTGATTAATTCCTTTATCAGAAAATTTATTTAGGAAATATACATCATGTCAATGAATTTGATTCATTGTAATCAgccatgaaaaaaatatgttttaattctCTACATTATCtgtatacttttttataatcgTGTCCATGAATCTGGTTTTTGAATTCTTCAAAAAACATGTTTTGGTTTTTACAATTGGGAAAGATTTAATTTACATGTTTTTGAAAAGATTGTCGTCCTCGGTTGAGAATTATGAAGAGAAAAAACTATTGGAAATGATGAGGAAGCATATCTATAGTAATTTGCGTAATGTGTTTTTCCACGTAAAAAAggactcttaaaattttaattaatgtccCAAGACGttggttttccatttttttttaaatatgaaaatgaaataaggATATAAACATTTTGtccatatttaattaaaataaaaagattaaaaacacatattttctttttagcgCAGTGTAACTGATTAGGTagatatttaacaaaattgaaCTATATTTTGCTTATATATAAAGGAATAACAATATAgcttattattaaatgtttctatataatcgttttcttaataataaattttacattaaaaactaTCAGTTAAACGTACGTCTTTTGGAGGGTTATTTAAATACGTTAATTTCATCGAGGAATTTTACTTGATAATTAAAGTTGTACCATAAAACACGTTTAGTAATGTCCATATTTTTCGGCAAAGGTAGGATGATTTACGTTAACTTTAagatacataattttatattattaattccttaaaatttatttttgacgTAAGCTTGAAAGTAATTATTACATAAATTAGAAATTAGTGACGAGTAAACCACCAATGATtgaaattataactttttttcgATAGGTCACTACAACTAATAAAAtggtataatattattaaaactgTACATATTATTGATCAATTTCATtcatattgttatagataatcaTAATTCTCTCGTAAAtacaaaattagtaaaataatccttaaaattataataatatgataaattagtctaattataaaaacttttatGCTTAACCATTTATAACTCACCAATCAAATATAAgaatacatgaaaaaaataaaatttcaaccaAACATTTATGGACAgagattaatttgttttcttattacaattttaacAAAAGTGTTTGTGAGTTAGGTTATATAGAAATTAGATAAACTTATTATCCAACCCACTAACAAAATATTGAATTGGATTAGGTttattttctgcattttttttataaaacttaattcGATCTAACCTATTATAGGATTAAATTGGGTTGAgtcaatattttgaaaaacctgTTTATGTGATAGTTGTAGAGGTACAAATGTCACTACCATTTCCAATATGGGAACTATCATTCTTacaagtattattgatattggaATTATCATTACTACAAGTACTACAACTATCATTAACACTACCTCTATGGCTTTCAGTGTCATTGTCACTATCACTTACACTATCATTGTCACTATCACTACTACTACCactattattaacattattgtaTTTAGGGGTGGCAAAAACAGGTCCATCCAGCCCATTTTGGCTTGGCCCGTTTGTAGCCCGTAAAAAAATGGGTCGGACCGGGTTGGTCCGTCAAACAGAAACGTGCCAACAATCACAGCCTATCCCGTATTAGACGGGCTAACGGACCGGGTCGGGTTGGCCCGtgcactttttttctttttttttaatttttaaaatttttttatgtttagatattaattattattaaaggcatatttaatcaaataaaatattttaaaaaatttaattgattagttaatgtttttaattaaaataattattaaatttacatattaaattattcaattataattaataattgaaacttaatttatatgtgttaatgatttaaattataatactattatatatttacatatttaaaaaatttataataaaaatttaatctttttaattacttttattttattttattttttaaaacaggTCAACGGGTCAGGACGGGTTGGCCCGTACTTTGGTCTGTCAAGTTGATAGGCTGGATGGGACGGGCCAAAACGGTTGACGAGTTGACATCTTCAACCCAGCTCATCCCTTTTAACACGGGCTGACGGACCTTTTAACACGGGCTGACGGACCAGCCTGTTGGACCcagcccgttttgccacccctagttGTATTGTTGTCACACCAATTTTTTACTTTAGCCCAGTGAACTAGCCTACGTGTATACAATTGTTGcctaaatatagaaaatgtcacaaatatattaatgtcTTATGGTGGAGGGTAAGTGATCAAGTCATAATCAAATCATGGTAATTTGGTTTCTACAATCTTAACTATTAGTTATAGCTTTTGGCTTAGTGGTAAATATTCAAtacaacaattggtatcaaaatCAAGgtcaagatttttgttttcttctaagacaatggttttcaaaacttttgtgaccttaaaaaaaatgttatcttttagCAATGGTCACAACTGCATATTCTACAGCTGAAAAATCGTGGTAAAATCGTTGCCTAAACTTAAGGccattgttttcttattttaggCAACATTTTTAAGTTATTGTTTAAACTAAAATCTTATGTAGTGTATGACTAGTTCaactatcattattattattattactaccaCTGTCACTACTActactattgttattattattattacagtCGATgttactactactactactactacgtCATACCATTACCACTGTCATTGTCATTATTAtgattactactattattattattattcttattattaaccGTATAACTACCTCTGTTACTAGGGATGTCAACTTGATTCATTTTTTTGCCAGcaaaaaattttgtaacttGATTCAACTCATTCCAGATTTGTGAGTTAGTGAGTTAATTCACTTAAGATTTTGTTCTtccaatttatttatatattttttacaatacaattaaagtatattaacttaattaatttttttgtaatagtaatcaaaatattcacatattttatcaaatattattataaagataaaacttaaaaaagagtCAACATAAATCatttaacaaacaaataaattaaacgttcaaactatttaaatattattcaaaattagtttattatttaaaaatataaaattattaaaattataataaaaaagttataaaaaaactaagaaataattattgttGGTGAATTAATTCACCTTTAATTCGACTCAAATCCATTTAATCTAGAAATTAAGAAATGGGTTCGATTTAAGTTACattctaaaaaaacatattttttcatcTCTAACTACTACTTTATTAACACCTCTACTAGCAACTATTAGCAATATTATGGCTATTAGTATCATTGTCACTATGACTACTGCTctactattatttatataaatgtaatattatttacGACAATTTAGATTTTCTCTAAACAAATATCGGATcgaaaattaaatgttttgcGATGTTTCTTTGTCTTCAAATGACCAGTGAATAATTCAAATCAAtctataacataaataaaattaagaaaagaacgGCGCGTGACACTCATTTGGaccattttattataaatttataagtacGGACTATATTGGAAAAATTGGTAGATGTagaattccatttttttttgttgggaGGAACCTTTGGAAAAAGCTATGAAGTttagaaaaattgttttagttagCATATGTTGGTGGTAGGTAAGGATTAGACtgaataaaagttaattaagcTTTATAAAGACAAATGGCTTTCCAaactttttttgttcttctgCTTTTGAAGTCAAACAAAATTAtggattataaattataatttatgttatgcaattaattaattattgttgattGAAAAGGTCGTTTTGTTCGTTAATCAGTCACGACTCAGGCTCGTTGACATGGATGGAGTACAgttgtatttttcttaatttacaGAAGacgataataaatataaataactagtTTAAACAACAGAAAagcataactaaattttaaattagttaacCTTAGATTAACGTTAATGTAATGTTCGTGGATATCATATGTCGATtcgtagtatttttttttcttccataaaTTTACTTCTTATAATAGTTAATACGTTCGAAAGAGTTCAAGACTGTTTTATTTACACAAAAAGatcattaatttgaaaattgaatcATACTACTTGATTTATAAGATGACATAAACCCATATTGAACATAAAAACACTTTCATGCAACCAGAGAAGGTTGCATACTCTCACTGAACATATATTTGAAactcaaataaaagaaaaaaagttgacttattcaaataaaaaaattaattgaaggTTTTCATAACACTcgttaaaacatttttaaagttaacGTATTATCACAGTACAAATTTCATaatctaattttgtttaaagttCATATCTaataacacatttttaattcataaaggTTCATATACACATAATGTCATGTTTCTGAATTTTGCTTCAGATCGGATTTTGTAGTCCAAtctgttattaatattatatatttataagtatgattatatatttgattgtattatttattttaatatattattttcatatgtttctttatttcattataGGGATATTGTGAATTAACTTCTACGTAATAACATTGGTCAGATAACATAAAATGAATAGAGTTGGCAGTATAACCGACACAAATAGAattgttaaattgattttaccttgaagttaaaataaaagatataataaaattaaatacatggaatttaattttaaagttcacataatattaattagtttaatttatttttaataattattaaaagttaatattcatataaatataatgggctttaattttaattaatatttatatttatgaatatttatttaacccacattaatttaatttatttttattatttacttaatttattgttaatttattcGATATTAATGAAAtctatttttagtatttattatatttagtgtTATTTTAATCCATACTAATCTtacttcttttaatatttatatctatttaaattaatatcaattaatttgataccaatcttatgtatttttaaagtCAACTTTTAACTAATATACTGTCTTGTAATATTTACTTGtattagataataatatattaatcttataatttttttaattattatactcacagtaaattcttatttttataagataCTCAATTACAATCacaaaaaaagtgtaaaaaaaatgttatttttttaatatggaactaagatacaaaattatcttaaaagtcTAACCATTTTCACCTATTTTTTacagataaaattatatatgtatatccACTTTACTACCATTTACTTTTACCACACTCCCATTTTCACATGACTACGATATTATTAGAATATCTTAAATGACTACAATATTGTTTCAcccattcatatatatatatatatatatatatatatatatatatatatatatatatatataaagatactATACTCAAAACCTGAAAAGTTTCAGTGTATCCATTTCCTTACATATctaataaatttagtttaattaagtTAAGGAAAGGTATTTGAGAAACAAGTTATaaggtttttaaaatatttaaaacattattcacATGATCAATTATCCATATTTTAATCACACATGAATGGATTTCTTTGAATTCTGGGTCTACCAGCagtactttaaatattttataccgACGTACTTTTGCAATTAATTATGAACTTCGAAATTTGAATTGAGAATTTCATTATCAATTTTAACTGACCCTACATGTGATTTACTAGTATATTAAACGCGAAAACTTAcaataattcaacttttttgACACGTTgcacaaaaaaaaagttgtgaAAGTAGAAGAAGCACAGAAGACTCGTGGATAAGTGATTGTGACCATAAAGCTTCATATTTTCTAAatgcgtttttttttttgccataaTTACACAATACCATGCATGgagttttaataaataaaaaaagtatgcaTGAAATGAAATCATGGGTGGTGTTCCGTTTCAGTCACGTCCTCGATTGGTGCAATATCCCTAaatccaaaaaagaaaaacaatagatCACGAGATATGGTTGATTACTTACCAAAAAAATATGGAAGCACTTTATGCTAAAATTTATgctatatatatgtatgtatatctAAATATAAGTATTTAAGTGGAAGttgattttcttataattttccTCTTCTCAAACACTCAAACACTTAGGTAGCGATAAAAAGTTAAATCACTATACTTAAATGTGTCAACCATTATCTGCTACTAATATTTCCAATTGCTTTTGATgtgctttttcttttcattttttttattgttgtaataaaattttgttaattgtttttaagCATGGTAGCTTTAAAAATCTgaataaataaagtattaaatatgtttttgtcccttagcTTTCGGTGAAA
This region of Vigna unguiculata cultivar IT97K-499-35 chromosome 5, ASM411807v1, whole genome shotgun sequence genomic DNA includes:
- the LOC114183190 gene encoding UDP-galactose/UDP-glucose transporter 2-like — encoded protein: MKNEEQARSLFGISLSDRPRWQQFLICSSGFFFGYLVNGICEEYVYNRLHFSYGWYFTFVQGFVYLCLIYLQGFTSKQMVNPWKTYVKLSAVLMGSHGLTKGSLAFLNYPAQIMFKSTKVLPVMIMGAFIPGLRRKYPLHEYVSAILLVVGLILFTLADAQTSPNFSVIGVVMISGALVMDSFLGNLQEAIFTMNPETTQMEMLFCSTVVGLPFLIPPMLFTGELFKAWTSCSQHPYVYGVLIFEAMATFIGQVSVLSLIAIFGAATTAMITTARKAVTLLLSYLIFTKPLTEQHGSGLLLIAMGITLKMLPDSKFSSNKRDLNSSPRDLRAKSSGDQELGNLPNSEGENDERRPLV